A genomic region of Miscanthus floridulus cultivar M001 chromosome 3, ASM1932011v1, whole genome shotgun sequence contains the following coding sequences:
- the LOC136542151 gene encoding endochitinase A-like isoform X2 — MGYEESKNHLLSLSYPELQCLCKRYNLPAKKTHSQLASSLASMLEASPSIAAPPVQLANMEEASACNLVNNKRGPYSGRDDGIPPVHAKHKKGNQTSVDETSKKGIGTGTSITPVSMNHGRPDCHGHPSSDLGTADNLQSRSDVGVATKTTNLEFVGKHHCSPANIIDQICPPIIKKYPSNGNGQASTPFAHMNDNTDKGCRLSDKISANTTPVQFSVMSDEGIDLVVDLNSSPATWAKNFMAEMRITPPSEHGNFSSFISSLATKDDHSTAAPSGNIIVDIQNKGPENIVPSTDSSLASDVGENSRSVPYPVDTTTVNSVSSTSTVAGTPVELSGYQEGAPVVSSSCLTADVQNNVTSDMPGALDNEVLPPEPVDVFMESERITAPAVCASVQPIGNKCTMSPGDGVRSDSNEDSCPKSSGKQTGDVPTRDQPAHNGGTHETLMENEPVKAVAVEENIGRDDSLSISCQLASKTVAKLPVTDAQLPASFAGHFIAGNFDHTRPTSSAASDNAINSLTSKFGAESAQSHDSTDKKGQNDAEELEELESMTPPAYSEPPRNIQLSLRSASAKVKPSTLPRRSARLLPK; from the exons ATGGGGTAcgaagagagcaaaaatcatctCCTCAGTCTCAGTTACCCTGAGCTGCAATGTTTGTGCAAAAGGTATAACCTTCCTGCTAAGAAGACCCACTCTCAGTTAGCAAGTTCGCTCGCCTCGATGCTTGAG GCATCACCATCTATTGCTGCCCCTCCTGTCCAATTAGCAAATATGGAAGAAGCATCCGCAT GCAACCTTGTTAACAACAAAAGGGGCCCATACAGTGGCAGGGATGATGGTATACCACCTGTGCACGCAAAGCATAAAAAAGGAAATCAAACATCTGTTGATGAAACATCTAAAAAG GGGATTGGCACTGGTACGAGTATAACTCCAGTTTCTATGAACCATGGAAGACCGGACTGTCATGGCCATCCATCTTCTGACCTGGGGACTGCTGATAATTTGCAGTCCCGAAGTGATGTGGGTGTTGCAACTAAGACAACAAATCTAGAATTTGTTGGCAAACATCATTGTTCACCTGCTAACATAATTGATCAAATCTGTCCCCCTATTATTAAAAAATATCCTTCTAATGGTAATGGTCAGGCTTCCACTCCGTTCGCCCATATGAATGATAACACAGATAAGGGTTGTCGGCTGTCTGATAAGATATCAGCAAATACTACTCCTGTTCAATTTTCTGTAATGTCAGATGAGGGCATTGATCTTGTTGTTGATCTGAACTCCAGTCCAGCAACATGGGCGAAGAACTTCATGGCAGAAATGCGCATTACCCCTCCGTCTGAACATGGGAATTTCTCTAGCTTCATTAGCAGTTTGGCAACTAAGGATGATCATAGCACTGCCGCACCATCTGGAAATATCATTGTTGACATTCAGAACAAGGGGCCTGAGAACATCGTTCCTTCCACTGATTCATCACTTGCTTCAGATGTTGGTGAGAACTCCCGTTCAGTGCCCTATCCAGTTGATACCACTACTGTGAACTCAGTGTCATCCACGTCTACAGTGGCTGGTACCCCAGTTGAACTTTCTGGGTATCAGGAGGGTGCTCCAGTGGTATCTTCTTCATGTTTAACAGCTGATGTTCAGAACAATGTGACATCTGATATGCCAGGTGCTTTGGATAACGAGGTGCTTCCTCCAGAACCTGTTGATGTCTTTATGGAGTCTGAAAGAATCACTGCACCGGCAGTTTGTGCTTCAGTGCAACCAATTGGCAACAAATGCACAATGAGTCCCG GGGATGGGGTTAGAAGTGACTCCAATGAAGACTCCTGTCCAAAATCTTCAGGAAAACAAACTGGAGATGTTCCCACAAGAGATCAGCCTGCTCATAATGGTGGCACTCATGAAACCCTAATGGAAAATGAACCTGTGAAGGCAGTGGCAGTGGAAGAAAATATAGGTCGTGATGACAGTTTGTCCATTTCTTGTCAACTAGCCAGTAAGACAGTAGCAAAGCTGCCAGTTACAGATGCCCAGTTGCCTGCTAGTTTTGCTGGTCATTTTATTGCTGGCAATTTTGACCACACACGTCCAACATCTTCTGCTGCTTCG GACAATGCTATTAATTCCCTGACTTCAAAGTTCGGTGCAGA GTCAGCACAAAGTCATGATTCTACAGACAAAAAGGGACAGAATGATGCTGAGGAGCTTGAGGAGTTGGAGAGTATGACACCGCCAGCCTATAGTGAACCTCCCAGAAATATACAACTAAGCTTACGGAGTGCTTCCGCTAAGGTCAAGCCTTCTACACTACCAAGACGATCAGCAAGGCTTCTTCCTAAG TAA
- the LOC136542151 gene encoding endochitinase A-like isoform X1, with product MGYEESKNHLLSLSYPELQCLCKRYNLPAKKTHSQLASSLASMLEASPSIAAPPVQLANMEEASACNLVNNKRGPYSGRDDGIPPVHAKHKKGNQTSVDETSKKQGIGTGTSITPVSMNHGRPDCHGHPSSDLGTADNLQSRSDVGVATKTTNLEFVGKHHCSPANIIDQICPPIIKKYPSNGNGQASTPFAHMNDNTDKGCRLSDKISANTTPVQFSVMSDEGIDLVVDLNSSPATWAKNFMAEMRITPPSEHGNFSSFISSLATKDDHSTAAPSGNIIVDIQNKGPENIVPSTDSSLASDVGENSRSVPYPVDTTTVNSVSSTSTVAGTPVELSGYQEGAPVVSSSCLTADVQNNVTSDMPGALDNEVLPPEPVDVFMESERITAPAVCASVQPIGNKCTMSPGDGVRSDSNEDSCPKSSGKQTGDVPTRDQPAHNGGTHETLMENEPVKAVAVEENIGRDDSLSISCQLASKTVAKLPVTDAQLPASFAGHFIAGNFDHTRPTSSAASDNAINSLTSKFGAESAQSHDSTDKKGQNDAEELEELESMTPPAYSEPPRNIQLSLRSASAKVKPSTLPRRSARLLPK from the exons ATGGGGTAcgaagagagcaaaaatcatctCCTCAGTCTCAGTTACCCTGAGCTGCAATGTTTGTGCAAAAGGTATAACCTTCCTGCTAAGAAGACCCACTCTCAGTTAGCAAGTTCGCTCGCCTCGATGCTTGAG GCATCACCATCTATTGCTGCCCCTCCTGTCCAATTAGCAAATATGGAAGAAGCATCCGCAT GCAACCTTGTTAACAACAAAAGGGGCCCATACAGTGGCAGGGATGATGGTATACCACCTGTGCACGCAAAGCATAAAAAAGGAAATCAAACATCTGTTGATGAAACATCTAAAAAG CAGGGGATTGGCACTGGTACGAGTATAACTCCAGTTTCTATGAACCATGGAAGACCGGACTGTCATGGCCATCCATCTTCTGACCTGGGGACTGCTGATAATTTGCAGTCCCGAAGTGATGTGGGTGTTGCAACTAAGACAACAAATCTAGAATTTGTTGGCAAACATCATTGTTCACCTGCTAACATAATTGATCAAATCTGTCCCCCTATTATTAAAAAATATCCTTCTAATGGTAATGGTCAGGCTTCCACTCCGTTCGCCCATATGAATGATAACACAGATAAGGGTTGTCGGCTGTCTGATAAGATATCAGCAAATACTACTCCTGTTCAATTTTCTGTAATGTCAGATGAGGGCATTGATCTTGTTGTTGATCTGAACTCCAGTCCAGCAACATGGGCGAAGAACTTCATGGCAGAAATGCGCATTACCCCTCCGTCTGAACATGGGAATTTCTCTAGCTTCATTAGCAGTTTGGCAACTAAGGATGATCATAGCACTGCCGCACCATCTGGAAATATCATTGTTGACATTCAGAACAAGGGGCCTGAGAACATCGTTCCTTCCACTGATTCATCACTTGCTTCAGATGTTGGTGAGAACTCCCGTTCAGTGCCCTATCCAGTTGATACCACTACTGTGAACTCAGTGTCATCCACGTCTACAGTGGCTGGTACCCCAGTTGAACTTTCTGGGTATCAGGAGGGTGCTCCAGTGGTATCTTCTTCATGTTTAACAGCTGATGTTCAGAACAATGTGACATCTGATATGCCAGGTGCTTTGGATAACGAGGTGCTTCCTCCAGAACCTGTTGATGTCTTTATGGAGTCTGAAAGAATCACTGCACCGGCAGTTTGTGCTTCAGTGCAACCAATTGGCAACAAATGCACAATGAGTCCCG GGGATGGGGTTAGAAGTGACTCCAATGAAGACTCCTGTCCAAAATCTTCAGGAAAACAAACTGGAGATGTTCCCACAAGAGATCAGCCTGCTCATAATGGTGGCACTCATGAAACCCTAATGGAAAATGAACCTGTGAAGGCAGTGGCAGTGGAAGAAAATATAGGTCGTGATGACAGTTTGTCCATTTCTTGTCAACTAGCCAGTAAGACAGTAGCAAAGCTGCCAGTTACAGATGCCCAGTTGCCTGCTAGTTTTGCTGGTCATTTTATTGCTGGCAATTTTGACCACACACGTCCAACATCTTCTGCTGCTTCG GACAATGCTATTAATTCCCTGACTTCAAAGTTCGGTGCAGA GTCAGCACAAAGTCATGATTCTACAGACAAAAAGGGACAGAATGATGCTGAGGAGCTTGAGGAGTTGGAGAGTATGACACCGCCAGCCTATAGTGAACCTCCCAGAAATATACAACTAAGCTTACGGAGTGCTTCCGCTAAGGTCAAGCCTTCTACACTACCAAGACGATCAGCAAGGCTTCTTCCTAAG TAA